The DNA sequence AGGGCGTGTTTCACCGGGTCAGGGTTCCAGCAGGAACCAAAGATCAGGCCAACGCCTTGTGCAGCCGCTACAAGTCAGCCGGGGGCAGTTGCTTCGTGTCGCGCTAACAGTCGATCATCACGGTTTTGGGTTTGAGGGGTGCGCTGCGAGGTGCGCCCCTTTTCATGTCCGATAAGCTGATCACTGCGAAGCATGTCAAATGCGAATCTATCGGCTAACATTGGTTTATGAGCGAATCAAAAGCAGTCATTTTCGGGTGCGCCGGGCCCGAGTTATCCTCCGACGAAGCCGCATTCTTTGCTGAGACCAGGCCATGGGGCTTCATCCTTTTTGGCCGGAATATCATCAGTATGAGCCAGGTCGCCGATCTGACTTCCAGCCTTCGCGACAGCGTCGGGCGCCCGGATGCGCCAGTGCTGATTGATCAGGAAGGCGGGCGGGTTCAGCGATTCAAGCCGCCTCTGGTTCCGCAATATCCATCGGGTGCGGATCTCGGCGCGTTGTATCTCGCCAATCCGGAGGCCGGCTTGCGGGCCACATGGATCATGTCGCGACTGCACGCGTTCGATCTGTTTCCTTTGGGAATAAGCGTTGATTGCCTGCCTGTGCTTGATGTGCCTTCGCCCGGTGGACATGAAGTGATCGGCAGGCGGGCTTACGGGATCACACCCGAGGTGGTGGAGGCGCTGGGGCGCGCTGCGTGCGAAGGCCTCAAAGCCGGCGGCATGTTGCCGGTGATCAAGCATATTCCCGGCCATGGCCGCGCCGGGGCTGACACGCACCATGAACTGCCGCATGTCGATGCGTCACGGGCAGAATTGTCGGCGCGTGATTTTATTCCGTTCAAGGCGCTTCGCTCCGAGGCGATGGCGATGTCAGCGCATGTGGTGTTCACGGACATCGATCCGGATCATCCAGCAACTACATCGCGCCGCGTGGTAGAGGATGTTATTCGCTCTGAAATCGGTTTTGACGGGCTTTTGATGTCGGATGACGTGTCGATGAATGCGCTTTCTGGGGATTTCGCAACGAGAACTGGTGCAATTTTTGCCGCAGGGTGCGATGTCACATTGCACTGCAATGGAAACAGGGCGGAAATGGAGGCGGTGGCCTCGATGACGCCTGTGCTCTCGGCAGACAGCTTGCGGCGTGCGCAAAACGTCATGACGGCGTTTCTTGCGCCCGATGCAAGCGACGAAGCCGCATTGCGGGATGAATTCGAGGGGCTGATGGCAGCCTCCTAACCTTCGGGCTGAAAGGCGGCAACGGTGAGCAACGGCAACCGGAATAACGGTGGAACGCCCGGCAGGTCGCCGAAAGGCGCCACACCCATGGATGCCGTTTGGGACAATGCCAATGCCGAACGTGCACTGAGTGATCCGTCGCTGGTCATCGACGTCGAGGGTTTTGAAGGGCCGCTGGATCTGCTGCTGCATCTGGCGCGCACCCAGAAGGTGGATCTGGCGCATATCTCGGTTCTCGCGCTGGCCGAGCAATATCTGATGTTTGTCGAGAAGGCGCGCGGATTGCGGCTTGAACTGGCGGCGGATTATCTGGTGATGGCAGCGTGGCTGGCCTATCTCAAATCCAGGCTGTTGATCCCGCAAAGCAACAAGGGCGACGAACCCAGCGGCGAGGAAATGGCAGCGGCACTGGCATTCCGGCTCAAGCGGCTTGAAGCCATGCGGGAAGCGGCGACGCGGCTGGTCAATCGCAACCGTCTGGGCCGCGACGTGTTTGCGCGCGGCGAGCCCGAGCCGATGGTGATCGACAAGACCTCAAGCTTCGATGCGACACTTTATGACCTGCTGACCGCCTACGCTGCCCAGAGGCAGCGCCAGACGCTGTCCCAGGTGACGATCGCCCGGCGTCGGGTCTGGTCACTCAGCGATGCCCGCGTCATCCTGTTCCGCCTGATTGGCGAGTTCAAGGACTGGACAGCGCTGGATCAATTCCTGATCCGATACATGTCCGATCCGGAAGAACGCACGACAGCGATTGCCAGTTCGTTCGCGGCCAGCCTGGAAATGGTGCGGGAAGGGCGGCTTGAAATCCGTCAGGACGGTGCATTCCAACCGATCTTCATGCGACGGCCCCCACAGGCTGTTGTCAGCGCAGGGAGCAAGCCATGACAATGGATCCTGGTCACGGAGCGGCGGTTGCCTATACCGGCGATGCTGAGCAGGCAGAGGATGATGCGATGGGAACAGAGGCACTTGATGCGCTGCGGGAACGCGCCTTGCACGAAGCCGAACGCATTGCAGAAGCCTTGATCTTTGCCTCGAGCGGACCGGTTTCGGAAAACCTGATCGCGGGTAGATTGCCTGATGGCGCGCCTGTCGGCGTGGTTCTGGCGCGACTCGCCGAGAGTTATGCCCATCGCGGGGTCAATCTGGTTCGGGTCGAGGACGCATGGGCGTTCCGTACTGCCGCCGACCTGGGGTTTTTGATCCGGAGCGAGGAAACCGAAATCAAGAAGCTCTCGCGCGCCAGCCTCGAAGTGTTGTCGTCGATTGCCTATCACCAGCCGGTTACCCGCGCCGAGATCGAGGACGTGCGTGGCGTGGCGACCTCGAAAGGCACGCTCGATGTGCTTATGGAGACCGGTTGGGTTCGGATGCGCGGCCGTCGTCGCTCGCCGGGAAGACCGGTTACCTATGGCACTACGCCGGCTTTTCTTGATCATTTCGGACTTGAGGATCTTCGCGATCTGCCGGGAATGGAAGAGCTGAAGGGAGCCGGTCTGCTGTCTGGACGGGTTCCGTCGAATTTCCATCCACCGGTTCCGCCAGCCAATGATGACCTCACCGAGGACGAGGATCCGATCACGCAAATGGATCTTGAAGAGCTTGGTCTCTTGACTCCGATGGGAGAAGCAGAGGACTAAGCCTGCGGTTCGGGTTTCAATCCGGACCGGTGTACTGGTTAAAGCAAGGGTCTCGGCCACCGTGAAACAGCAGACAAGAACGGCGATCGCGCGCAGGACGGCAGGTGTGACCTTTGCCGCGCGTCTGGCGTTTGAGGATGTTCACCATGCCTATGGTGATCTGCCAACGCTGCGCGGCGTCACCCTGGCCGCCGAACCGGGAGAGGTATTGTGCCTGCTCGGTCCATCGGGTTCGGGCAAAACCACCTTGCTCAGAATCGCTGCCGGGATCGAGCCGCTGGGAAGTGGGCGGCTGTTGCTCAATGACCGCGAAATTGCCGGACCAACACGCAATCTGCCGCCCGAACGCCGCGGCATCGGCCTGATGTTTCAGGATTTCGCGCTGTTTCCGCATTTGACCATCCTCGACAATGTCCGGTTTGGATTGACGGCTCTGTCCAAGGCCGACGCCAAGCGCGAGGCCATGGCGGCGCTCGACCGGGTCGGGATGATTCATTACGCCGACAATTATCCGCATGCGCTTTCAGGTGGCGAGCAACAGCGCGTGGCTCTGGCCCGGGCGCTGGCGCCGCGCCCGGCGGTGCTGTTGATGGATGAACCGTTTTCAGGTCTTGATTCGCGGCTCAAGGACAGTGTTCGTGCCGAAACCCTGGCGATCCTGCGTGAAGCCCGCGCGACGGCGATCGTGGTGACCCATGATGCCGAGGAAGCCATGCGCATGGGCGACAGGATTGCCTTGCTGCGCGATGGCGCGCTGGAACAGGTTGGAACCGGTGAAGACCTCTATCACAGACCGGTCAATCTGTTCGCCGCCGGCTTCTTCTCTGAAATCAATGTGTTTGAAAGCACGGTTTCGGGAGAAATGGCGCAAACACCGGTCGGTCCGGTGCGGGCAAAGGGTTTTTCTGATGGCGCAGACGTCTCGATTGCAATAAGGCTTCCCGGCGTAGAAATCACGGAGACGCCTTGCGGCGTTTCGGCACGGGTTGTGGCGCGCAGATTCCTCGGGGTTGAGGAACTGGTGACATTAGTGGTTGCAGGCGGCGAAAGTCCTATTGACGCGCGCATTCGCGCTGGCCAATTAAGGACGGGGGTCCGCGATGTTTCAGTCACTGTCAACGCGCGTGACATTTTGGTGTTTGAAAGAAACGGATAAACACCCTAAATCAGGGTAGGTATACAGGAGAGTATCATGGGTTCATTCAGCGTTTGGCATTGGCTTATCGTTCTGGTCGTCGTTCTGCTTCTTTTCGGTCGCGGCAAGATTCCGGAATTGATGGGCGACGTCGCCAAGGGAATCAAGAGCTTCAAGAAGGGCATGGGCGACGATGACGCCACGCCAGAGACCAAGACTGTCGAGAGCAAGACTGTTGATGCTACGACTGTCGACAACAAGGCCGAAGAAGCCAAGGATCGCGGCTGACACCCCAATCCCGTTGCCCTGACGGGTGAGGAGACGCCTGAATGTTCGACATAGGTTGGCCAGAGCTTCTGGTCGTTGCCATAGTGCTCATCATCGTGGTTGGTCCCAAGGACCTTCCACCGATGCTGCGCGCCTTCGGGCGAACCACCAAGAAACTCAAGTCGATGGCAAACGAGTTTCGTGGCCAGTTCGATGATGCGCTGCGTGAAGCTGAACTTGGCGATGTCAAAAAGACATTCGATGAAGCCAAGAAGCTCAATCCGATGCAGAGCATTCGCGATGCCGTAAATCCGCTCAAGGATACGGCGAAAGATATCCGCTCGGATCTCGAGAAATCGGTGAAAGCGCCAACTGCAGACGTTGCCGATAAGCCGAAGGTGGATATCCCGACACCGGCGATGAAGCTTGGCGATGGTCCTCCGGAGATCAAATCCGCCGAACCGGCTCCGGTCAAAACCGCAACTGCGGGCAAGGCTGAGCCGCAAACAGCGGCTGCAGCCAAACCGGCTGGATCGGTGCGCAAGCCCGGTGAAAAGGCAGTAGCGCAGGCACCCGTCAAAGCATCGGCAAATGCCAAGCCGGCCGCAGTGAAAACGGCAGCGAAGCCCAAGTCGGTTGCGACCAAGACAGGCGCAGCTTCCACTCCGGCAGCCAAGGCAAAGCCTGCCTCTGCCACCAAGACAGCGACGCCGGCCAAGGCCGCGCCGCGCGCCAGGAAACCCAAGCAAGGCGAGGGCCAGGCGTGACCGACGATATCGAAGACAAGCCGCAGCCGCTGCTTTCGCACCTGATGGAATTGCGCAATCGCTTGATGTGGGCAATCGGCGCATTCTTTCTCGCATTCCTGCTTTGTTTCGCCTTCGCCAAACCGTTGTTCAACCTTCTGGTGCAGCCTTTCACCTGGGCGGTGGACTGGGCCGGAATGGGCGATCGCAAGATCGAGTTGATCTACACCGCGCCGCAGGAATTTTTCTTCACCCAGATCAAGATCGGCATGTTCGGCGGCCTTGTGCTGGCTTTCCCGATGATTGCGGCGCAGCTCTACAAGTTCGTGGCGCCGGGGCTCTACAAGAATGAACGTGGGGCTTTCCTTCCATTCCTGGTCGCCTCGCCATTGCTGTTCCTGATGGGCGCAGCGCTGGTCTACTTTTTCTTCACGCCGATGGTGATGTGGTTCTTCCTGTCGATGGAGCAGTCCGGGGGCGCCGGTGAAGCCTCGATCACGCTGTTGCCGAAGGTTTCGGAATATCTGAGCCTGATCATGACGCTGATCTTCGCTTTTGGTCTGGTGTTTCAGTTGCCGGTCGTCACCACGCTTCTTGCGCGGGTGGGGCTGGTCACAAGCCAGGGTCTGAAAGACAAGCGCAAATATGCGATTGTTGCCGCCTTCATCGCTGCCGCAATCCTGACACCGCCCGATCCGGTCTCCCAGATCGGGCTTGCGCTGCCAACCATCCTTCTTTACGAGATTGCCATCTATTGCGCCCGCCTCGTGGAGCGTCAGCGCGCTGCGAGAGCGGCGTCGGCGGAAGCTGACGAAGAAAAAACTTCGTCTACTGACACCGATCCCGAAGGGGAAGCCTGAGCTTCGGTTTGGAAATCGCACCGTGCCGCCTGACGGCACGGTTGTGGGGTTGGCGCTGCCATTCGACCACCGGGACCAGCCATGCTTGACATTAAATGGATACGAGAAAATCCTGCGGCTCTTGACGCGGCTTTGGCCAAGCGCGGTGCAGAGGCTCAGTCACAAAGCCTGATCGTGCTTGATGAGGCGCGCCGCAACCATGTGAGCGCGCTTCAGGCGTTGCAGGAACGCCGCAACCTTGCCTCCAAGGAAATCGGCAAGGCAATGGCCACCAAGGATCAGGCCAAGGCAGACGCGCTCAAGGCCGAAGTCGCCACCATCAAGGACGAGCTTCAGGCGGGCGAAGCCAAGGAACGCGAGCTTGATGAGGCGCTCAAGCATGCCTTGTCGGTGCTACCGAACATCCCTCTCGATGAAGTGCCGGTCGGCGCCGATGAGAGCGAGAATGTCGAAGTGCGCAAGGTTGGCGACAAGCCGGATCTCGGATTCAAGCCCAAGGAACATTACGAGCTCGGTGAAGCGCTGGGCCTGATGGATTTCGAACGGGCGGCGAAAATGTCCGGCG is a window from the Hoeflea sp. IMCC20628 genome containing:
- the nagZ gene encoding beta-N-acetylhexosaminidase; amino-acid sequence: MSESKAVIFGCAGPELSSDEAAFFAETRPWGFILFGRNIISMSQVADLTSSLRDSVGRPDAPVLIDQEGGRVQRFKPPLVPQYPSGADLGALYLANPEAGLRATWIMSRLHAFDLFPLGISVDCLPVLDVPSPGGHEVIGRRAYGITPEVVEALGRAACEGLKAGGMLPVIKHIPGHGRAGADTHHELPHVDASRAELSARDFIPFKALRSEAMAMSAHVVFTDIDPDHPATTSRRVVEDVIRSEIGFDGLLMSDDVSMNALSGDFATRTGAIFAAGCDVTLHCNGNRAEMEAVASMTPVLSADSLRRAQNVMTAFLAPDASDEAALRDEFEGLMAAS
- a CDS encoding ScpA family protein, whose amino-acid sequence is MDAVWDNANAERALSDPSLVIDVEGFEGPLDLLLHLARTQKVDLAHISVLALAEQYLMFVEKARGLRLELAADYLVMAAWLAYLKSRLLIPQSNKGDEPSGEEMAAALAFRLKRLEAMREAATRLVNRNRLGRDVFARGEPEPMVIDKTSSFDATLYDLLTAYAAQRQRQTLSQVTIARRRVWSLSDARVILFRLIGEFKDWTALDQFLIRYMSDPEERTTAIASSFAASLEMVREGRLEIRQDGAFQPIFMRRPPQAVVSAGSKP
- the scpB gene encoding SMC-Scp complex subunit ScpB: MGTEALDALRERALHEAERIAEALIFASSGPVSENLIAGRLPDGAPVGVVLARLAESYAHRGVNLVRVEDAWAFRTAADLGFLIRSEETEIKKLSRASLEVLSSIAYHQPVTRAEIEDVRGVATSKGTLDVLMETGWVRMRGRRRSPGRPVTYGTTPAFLDHFGLEDLRDLPGMEELKGAGLLSGRVPSNFHPPVPPANDDLTEDEDPITQMDLEELGLLTPMGEAED
- a CDS encoding ABC transporter ATP-binding protein, coding for MKQQTRTAIARRTAGVTFAARLAFEDVHHAYGDLPTLRGVTLAAEPGEVLCLLGPSGSGKTTLLRIAAGIEPLGSGRLLLNDREIAGPTRNLPPERRGIGLMFQDFALFPHLTILDNVRFGLTALSKADAKREAMAALDRVGMIHYADNYPHALSGGEQQRVALARALAPRPAVLLMDEPFSGLDSRLKDSVRAETLAILREARATAIVVTHDAEEAMRMGDRIALLRDGALEQVGTGEDLYHRPVNLFAAGFFSEINVFESTVSGEMAQTPVGPVRAKGFSDGADVSIAIRLPGVEITETPCGVSARVVARRFLGVEELVTLVVAGGESPIDARIRAGQLRTGVRDVSVTVNARDILVFERNG
- a CDS encoding twin-arginine translocase TatA/TatE family subunit, whose translation is MGSFSVWHWLIVLVVVLLLFGRGKIPELMGDVAKGIKSFKKGMGDDDATPETKTVESKTVDATTVDNKAEEAKDRG
- the tatB gene encoding Sec-independent protein translocase protein TatB, translated to MFDIGWPELLVVAIVLIIVVGPKDLPPMLRAFGRTTKKLKSMANEFRGQFDDALREAELGDVKKTFDEAKKLNPMQSIRDAVNPLKDTAKDIRSDLEKSVKAPTADVADKPKVDIPTPAMKLGDGPPEIKSAEPAPVKTATAGKAEPQTAAAAKPAGSVRKPGEKAVAQAPVKASANAKPAAVKTAAKPKSVATKTGAASTPAAKAKPASATKTATPAKAAPRARKPKQGEGQA
- the tatC gene encoding twin-arginine translocase subunit TatC; the protein is MTDDIEDKPQPLLSHLMELRNRLMWAIGAFFLAFLLCFAFAKPLFNLLVQPFTWAVDWAGMGDRKIELIYTAPQEFFFTQIKIGMFGGLVLAFPMIAAQLYKFVAPGLYKNERGAFLPFLVASPLLFLMGAALVYFFFTPMVMWFFLSMEQSGGAGEASITLLPKVSEYLSLIMTLIFAFGLVFQLPVVTTLLARVGLVTSQGLKDKRKYAIVAAFIAAAILTPPDPVSQIGLALPTILLYEIAIYCARLVERQRAARAASAEADEEKTSSTDTDPEGEA